Proteins from a genomic interval of Papaver somniferum cultivar HN1 chromosome 4, ASM357369v1, whole genome shotgun sequence:
- the LOC113275872 gene encoding uncharacterized protein LOC113275872, protein MGTEVQCKSFTPAFHSMWDLNEDANSGSWPVYYDDKVLKKEQYYNCYMAGSNMDNGYSDYEKQVLKQTILEHENVFRKQVYELHRLYRTQRELMNEFKRNELHKYVRPVEVSQSSNQFSTQTALEGAKNSWQVPSFPFMSPTCSRPSVSGVESTQSPMCFVKDSSLSVTPKAVQDGSSTEERELLKSKSKQVGRKMFDLQLPAYEYIDSDGEDGEAKVSQSSKIAAYPLKRNCESVIDNKLSLGGGVNLSCQGDASRSESHVSNRTGLADLNQPIQSEETVYPSPVSFLGTTAAFCARNQGEESPAKPNYSGVPRDYFFNAWKDKSSGSHQNNTHLENEGKREKPYQLEAGLNRGIDSFHLQNLHAQSTSPNVDPNRAHEYPAFSVFDTCMRQPWRERAVCGLEIPEGSQSHYKYNYLGSVVEPRIPTSYTCASQSENNSESSSVSSWIKPIDNVHEKSVEVRTLPCLNSYSPYSNNSKSSVQNPVVNGSGWHFSNNPRPITGSGKESYSRNGFYHGSQAEYSASKVPFPSTRFDFINGSINSNSASEHSENRSPTKYFRGSECLDVKSMNGVNLNLAALNGFQDGAVRRHDLVIIDGEGENEDRVLGLPWLRAKFAGENGHPNRTGMNSSQVTTKIVEKGSGSMSSMFQNFNSSSASNTPSVRVGDCPDSRRIVGFPMFDKSHISKDQKFVIPQSKYQCSPKGKEIQNNGKVIFNVDLSQAHVKPESSSRLSSHNLTGLDLNYSGFGNDFNLNLCIGEEENTSVPQFPKPTVKIAVEIDLEAPVVLDTLEGCTLEGECSLNQPETNVQSSATNKDPLKALERIASEAIVLISSSTNYLENSALKSSEESLKDCLGWFADVVSGMADLEIESRHNEESSCESDYFETMTLKLTETKLEELPCQIWVPENQKEAETVNCPMLTRHRRGQSRRGRQKKDFQRDILPGLVSLSRHEVTEDLQTFEGLMKTMGHSWPSSLTRRNTGRNGWARGRKRTQGSAPLPTVICSPPKEQPSKVEPGFEEKCLKGWGKTTRRPRRQRLPAGTPLLV, encoded by the exons ATGGGAACAGAAGTCCAGTGTAAAAGCTTCACTCCGGCATTTCACTCTATGTGGGATCTTAATGAGGATGCAAACAGTGGAAGTTGGCCTGTGTATTACGATGATAAAGTCTTGAAGAAAGAGCAGTACTACAACTGTTACATGGCAGGGTCCAATATGGATAATGGATATTCAGATTACGAGAAACAAGTACTGAAGCAAACAATACTTGAGCATGAAAATGTATTCAGGAAACAG GTTTATGAACTACACCGCCTTTATAGAACACAAAGGGAATTAATGAATGAGTTTAAAAGGAACGAATTACACAAGTATGTGAGACCAGTGGAGGTATCACAGTCAAGTAATCAATTTTCAACTCAAACAGCTTTAGAAGGTGCTAAAAATTCCTGGCAAGTACCAAGCTTCCCCTTCATGAGCCCTACTTGCAGTAGACCCTCCGTATCAGGTGTTGAGAGCACGCAATCTCCAATGTGTTTTGTAAAAGATAGTAGTTTGTCTGTCACCCCAAAGGCAGTACAGGATGGAAGTTCTACCGAGGAACGTGAGTTATTGAAGTCCAAGTCTAAACAGGTGGGGAGAAAAATGTTTGACCTGCAACTTCCAGCATATGAGTATATAGACAGTGATGGAGAAGATGGGGAAGCAAAAGTTTCCCAATCATCTAAAATAGCAGCTTATCCTCTTAAGAGAAATTGTGAATCTGTTATAGACAATAAGCTGTCTCTTGGTGGTGGAGTCAACCTTAGTTGCCAAGGAGATGCTTCAAGATCTGAATCCCATGTATCAAACAGGACAGGATTGGCTGATTTGAACCAACCCATACAAAGTGAGGAAACAGTATACCCGTCTCCAGTTAGTTTTCTGGGAACTACTGCTGCTTTCTGTGCGAGGAATCAAGGAGAGGAGTCGCCTGCAAAACCTAATTACTCCGGAGTCCCTCGGGATTATTTTTTTAACGCGTGGAAAGACAAGAGTAGTGGGTCTCACCAAAATAATACACATTTGGAGAATGAGGGAAAAAGAGAAAAACCATATCAGCTTGAAGCAG GATTAAATAGAGGAATCGATTCGTTTCATTTACAGAATTTGCATGCACAGTCCACTTCACCAAATGTTGATCCTAATAGGGCTCACGAATATCCAGCATTTTCTGTATTTGACACTTGCATGAGACAGCCATGGCGAGAAAGAGCAGTTTGTGGCTTAGAAATTCCTGAAGGTAGTCAGAGTCACTACAAGTATAACTATTTGGGATCAGTTGTTGAACCACGAATACCCACTTCATATACATGTGCTTCTCAGTCTGAAAACAACTCTGAATCTTCTTCAGTCTCTTCTTGGATAAAACCCATAGATAATGTTCATGAGAAGTCAGTAGAGGTTAGAACTCTCCCATGCTTAAACTCCTATTCTCCATATAGTAACAATTCCAAATCGTCAGTCCAAAATCCGGTGGTTAATGGCAGTGGATGGCATTTTAGTAACAACCCTAGGCCAATAACTGGAAGTGGAAAGGAAAGCTACTCCAGGAATGGTTTTTACCACGGTTCGCAGGCAGAGTACAGTGCATCTAAGGTTCCCTTTCCTTCCACTCGTTTTGATTTCATTAATGGTAGTATTAACAGTAATTCAGCTTCAGAACACTCTGAAAATCGCAGCCCCACAAAGTATTTTAGGGGTTCGGAGTGCTTGGATGTAAAGTCTATGAATGGTGTGAATTTGAATCTGGCTGCTCTGAATGGGTTTCAAGATGGAGCAGTTCGCCGACATGATCTTGTGATTATTGATGGGGAGGGTGAGAATGAAGACCGAGTGCTTGGGTTACCATGGCTGAGAGCAAAATTTGCAGGTGAAAATGGACATCCAAATAGAACAGGAATGAATTCGTCTCAGGTTACCACTAAAATAGTTGAAAAGGGTAGTGGTTCTATGTCGAGCATGTTTCAAAATTTTAATTCCTCATCTGCTAGTAACACTCCAAGTGTAAGGGTGGGTGACTGCCCAGATAGTAGAAGGATTGTTGGTTTTCCCATGTTCGACAAGTCTCATATTTCCAAGGACCAGAAATTTGTTATACCCCAGTCCAAGTATCAGTGTTCCCCTAAAGGGAAGGAGATTCAGAATAATGGGAAAGTTATTTTCAACGTCGACTTGTCCCAAGCGCATGTGAAACCAGAATCTAGCTCAAGGCTGTCATCACATAATCTGACAGGCTTAGACTTGAACTATTCTGGTTTTGGAAATGATTTTAATCTGAACTTATGTATAGGCGAGGAAGAGAATACATCTGTGCCTCAGTTTCCAAAACCAACAGTTAAAATTGCAGTTGAGATAGATTTGGAGGCGCCAGTAGTGCTCGACACTTTGGAGGGATGCACTCTGGAGGGTGAGTGTTCACTGAATCAACCGGAGACAAATGTTCAATCATCGGCAACCAATAAAGACCCACTAAAGGCACTTGAAAGAATTGCATCAGAGGCTATAGTCTTAATTTCTTCGTCGACGAATTATTTAGAGAATTCTGCACTGAAGTCATCTGAAGAGTCTCTCAAGGACTGTCTGGGTTGGTTTGCAGATGTAGTATCTGGCATGGCTGATCTTGAGATTGAATCGAGGCATAATGAGGAATCCTCCTGTGAGAGTGATTACTTTGAGACAATGACATTAAAACTGACCGagacaaaattagaagagttaccCTGTCAGATTTGGGTGCCCGAAAATCAAAAAGAAGCGGAAACAGTTAATTGTCCAATGCTAACCCGGCATCGAAGAGGACAGTCAAGGAGAGGACGACAGAAAAAGGATTTTCAGAGAGATATCCTTCCAGGTCTTGTTTCTTTGTCTCGGCATGAAGTGACTGAAGATCTTCAAACATTCGAAGGCTTGATGAAAACAATGGGTCACTCTTGGCCGAGTAGTTTAACTAGAAGGAACACAGGTAGAAATGGATGGGCACGGGGTAGGAAACGGACACAGGGTTCAGCTCCTCTTCCAACGGTTATATGCTCTCCGCCAAAAGAGCAACCAAGCAAGGTAGAACCCGGGTTTGAGGAGAAATGCTTAAAAGGATGGGGGAAAACGACTAGACGACCGCGAAGGCAGAGACTTCCAGCTGGTACACCTCTTCTCGTGTAA